CGCGTGTTTGGCTGGGCGTGGGCAGTGGTGCATCGAGAGCCGGGTCAGCGTGGGTTCGTAGTGCTGAAGAAGCGTTGGATCGTGGAGCGGACGTTCGCGTGGTTCGGTGGCTACCGTCGGTTGTCGAAGGACTACGAATATATCCCGGCGGTCAGCGAGGCGATGGTGCATCTGAGCGCGATCCGCTTGATGCTTCGTCGAGTAGCATAGCTTACCAAACAGTCTCTAAGACTATCTAGACCTGAGAGCGACTGTAACGAGTTGTTATTCTGTATGGAGAGACCGCCTCCACCGAACGTAATAGAAGCGAGACCCTCCAGCCCTTCCAACGTCTCCAACGCTCCGTTTCCAAGGAGAGAAAAACCTGTTGCAGAGGTGAGGTTCTCTAACCCCGACAGCGAAATGAGTCCACTGTTCTGAAGGATTCTAACATCATCGCCAACAGAGGCGAGCCCTTCTAATCCTGAGAGCGACGTCAGTGCTCCATTCGATGAGATCTCTACTGAACCACCGACAGAGACGACCCCATCTAGCCCTGAGAGGGACGATAGGGCAATGTTGCTCTCTATGACCAAGTCATCTCCAACCGAGCCTATGCTTTCTAGGCCCGCCAGCGATTCCAAAGCGACGTTACGCCTTATGAAAAGGTCCTCACCGACAGAGGTAAGTCCAGATAAAGGAGAGAGACTGATGATATCGGACGCATTCGGGAAAGTGCCAATGAAGAGACTCCCTGTTACCTCCGTGCAATCGAACGCGTCGACATCGTCTTGATCGCTGAGTATAATAGTCCCCTCGCACACCTGTGCCTGAGCGGGCGGTACGGTGCTGGCGAGGGCGAGGAGAGCGAGAAACAGTAGGTAGCGCATAGCAAGCGTGAGGTTGGTTTAGTGTGAGCCTTAGCTAACTCCAAAGTATGGGTCACCCACCAAACATGTGGCGCTTCCGACCGATTACTTCTGGCGCACCGCGCTGAGATGCTTATCCAGTACCCCCTACGAGCGACCCGTCTCGGACTGCTCCGCTGGCACCTCCGGCCGGACCGGCACCGGCTCTGCGGTCTGGCCGTCGCCCGCCTCGCGCACCGGCTCCAGCGTCGCGTCCTCGGCCGTCGCTACGGTGTCGTCGAGGTCGCTGAACTCCTCGATGAACATCTCCCAGACGGTGATGAACAGCCCCGCGATGATCGGGCCGATGACGAAGCCGGAGAGGCCGAAGGCCACGATCCCGCCGAGCGTCGAGAACAGGATCACGTAGTCCGGCAGCTGGGTGTCGCGCCCGACGAGGAGGGGCCGGAGGACGTTGTCGACGAGTCCGATCAGGAGGGCCCCGACCGCGATCAGGATGATGCCTTTGGCGACCGACCCGGTGGCGATGAGGTAGACCGCCGCCGGCCCCCACACGAGCGCCGAGCCGACCGCCGGGAGCATCGAGAGGATCGTCATCACAACCCCCCACAGCACCGGCGCGCCGAGCCCGAGCACCCAGAAGAGCAGCCCCCCGAGCGTCCCCTGCACGATGCCGACGACGAGCGTCCCCTTCACCGTCGCCCGCGAGACCTGGGCGAAGCGGGCGAAGAGCTTGCGCTCGCGCGGGTCGCCGAGCGGGAGCGCCCGGATCAGCCCTTCGATGAGGCGGTCCCCGTCGCGCAGGAAGAAGAACAGCAGGTAGAGCGTGAGCACGAACAGGATGAGCACGTTCACGGCCCCCTGCCCGAGCGCAATCGCCTGCGAGGCCACGAACTGGCTCACCGTGACGGCCGTGTTCTCGAGCGACTCCCGCACCCGGTCGAAGTCTACGTTGAAGCGCTGCATCTGCTCGCTGGCCAGCGGGAGCCACCGCTCGAACGCCTCCACGGGGGCCGTCACGTCGATCTCGCCGGAGGCCACGCGGTCGTAGACCGTCACGGCCTCGCCCGTCACCGCGATGCCGATCCCGGTCAGCGGCAGGATCACGAGGAGCACGACGGCCCCGATCGTCAGCACCGACGCGAGCGTGCGCCGGCCGCCGAGTTGGTCGCGCAGCGCCTCGTAGACCGGGTTGAACAGGATCGCCAGCACGACGGCCCAGAAGACCGGCTCCAGAAATGTCCGCAGCAGCCCCAGGAACGCGAGCGTCACCAGGACGACGAGCGCGAGGAAGGAGGCGTTTTCGACCGTGCGGATGCGCATACTTGGGGGCGCGGAGAGGAGAAGCGTGCCGTAAGGTAGCGCTCCTACGCGGCGCGGCGGCAGAGGGTGCACGAAAGTGTGAGAGACTGCTGAGGATTCACCTGAGCGGGCTACGCGCGGCTGCGACGCCCCGCCTCGGCGTCGCGCTGCATCGACGCACCGCAGAGGGTGCGCCTGGTGGGGTCGCTATGCTCCCCGATCCTACGGATTCGCGCTTCTTGAGGCAGATCGTCTCGCTCGCGCTCGCCTTCACTCTGGAAACGAAGTTCGGCGCAGCCAAATCTCAACAGTCTCTAACGTTTCCGCCGGCACCGGAGCTTCGAGCCCGAGCACGGATACACGCACCACCTCCCTCGCCACCGCACCGCTCCTATGCTGCCTCGCCTCGCGCTCTGCGCCCTCGCACTCACCCTCGCCGCCTGCGCCACGGCCCAAGATGAGGGGTTGACCGACCGCACCCTCCCCGGCTTCTCGACCAACACGGCCCAGCGCGCCATCGACCTCGGCGAACTCCGCGCCGGCGGGCCGCCGAAAGACGGCATCCCGTCGATCGACGAGCCGGTGTTCGTCTCGGCGGGCGAGGCTGCCGACTGGCTGGAGCCGCAGGAGCCGGTCGTCGCGCTCACCCTCGGCGGCGAGACGCGGGCCTACCCGCTCCAGATCCTGACGTGGCACGAGATTGTCAACGACGTGTTCGAGGGCGGCGCGGCCCCGGTGGCGGTGACGTTCTGCCCGCTCTGCTACAGCGCCGTCGCCTTCGACCGGCGGGTCGAGACCGAGGGCGGCACGCGAACCCTCACGTTCGGCGTCTCGGGGTTTCTCCGCTACTCCGACCTCGTGATGTTCGACCGCGAGACGGAGACCCTCTGGCAGCAGCTCACGGGCGACGCGCTCGTCGGCGACCTCCTCGGGACCCAACTCACGGTGCACCCGGCGCAGATCGTCTCGTTCGAGCAGTTCCGCGCGGCCTACCCCGAGAGCCGTGTCCTCTCCCGCGAGACCGGCCACACCCGCGACTACGGGCGCAATCCCTATGCGGGCTACGACGACATCGACCGCCAGCCCTTCCTCTTCGACGGCCCCGAGGACGACCGGCTCCGCCCGATGGAGAAGGTGGTCGCGCTCAAGCTCGACGGCGCGGAGAAGGCCTACCCGTACACGCTGACCCGCGAGCAGCGTGTGGTGAACGACGAGGCGGCCGGCACCCCACTCGTCGTTTTCCACGCCGACGGGGCCGTCTCCGCCCTCGACGCCGCCGAGATCGCCGCCTCCCGGCAGGCCGGCTCGACCGGCGTCTTCGACCGGCGCGCAGGCGGGCAGACGCTGACGTTTCAGTGGGACGATGGGTTTGTGGACACCGAGACCGGGAGCCGGTGGGACGTGACGGGCCGCGCCGTCGCCGGGCCGCTCGCGGGCACCCAGCTCGCCCGCCTCCCGCACGGCGACTACTTCGCCTTCGCGTGGCTCGCGTTCAAGCCCGAGACAGAGATCTACCGGTAGGGCACATCACCGCCGCGCCAGCTTCTTCACCAGGTCCTGCCTGCTGTGCGCAATCGCAAGTGGTTCTACCTCACTACCGTCTTCTAATGCAAGGTAGACGACGCGAAATCCTTCGACGATCAGCTCCCAAAACGCCTCGTTCCCTATCTCCGGCACTTGGCGGCCCATGCACGGGAAGTCTTCCAACCGGGATACCGACTCGAACAACCGGCTGACGATGGGGCGGGCGTACTCCGGCGAGCGGTCTTCGTAGTAATCGCGGATCGTTGCCAAGTCTTGCCGGGCGGCTACCGACCACGCTATGACAGCCACTGCTCGAACTCCTCGCGCACCTCGTCGTGCGGCACGGTGCGCCCTGCCCGCACGTCCGCCAGCCCGCGCTCGACTTTCTGGAGGAAGTATAGTTCGTACAGGATGTCCTCGAACGTGACATCCTCATCGAGGCGCTCGATCAGGCGCAGGGAGGCTTGCTTGTCTGAAAGCGTGCAGGGAGGCATGGGTCGGGTTAGGGTCGCTTGTTCTCGGTTCTACGCCCGGGACGCAGATTGTTCTACGCACCCGCTCTCGCCCGGAGGTGCGCCTGCGCGGCGGCGAGGCGGGCGATGGGGACGCGGAAGGGCGAGCACGAGACGTAGTCCAGCCCGGTCTCGTAGAAGAACGCCACCGACTCTGGCTCCCCGCCGTGCTCGCCGCAGATACCGATCTTGAGGCTGGGCTTCGTCGCCCGGCCCTGCGCCGTCGCCGTCTGGACGAGGAGGCCGACGCCCTCGCGGTCGAGGACCTGGAACGGATCGTCGGGGAGGAGGCCGTGCGCGGTGTAGTGCGGGAGGAAGGTGCCCGCGTCGTCGCGGCTGTAGCCGAAGGTCATCTGCGTGAGGTCGTTCGTGCCGAAGGAGAAGAAGTCGGCGGCCTCGGCGATGGGGCCCGCCACGAGCGCGGCGCGCGGCACCTCGATCATCGTCCCGACGAGGTAGTCGACGCGCGCGCCCTGCTCCTCGAAGACGGCCTCGGCGGTCGCCTCGATGAGGGCGCGCTGGTGGGCAAACTCGGCGACGGTCCCGACGAGCGGGACCATGATCTCGGGCCGGACCTCGCCCCCCTCGTTCTCCAATTCGACGGCCGCTTCGAGGATGGCGCGGGCCTGCATCTCGGTGATGGCCGGGACGGTGATGCCGAGGCGGCAGCCCCGGTGCCCAAGCATCGGGTTGAACTCGCCGAGCGCTTCGACGCGGGCCTGCACGGCCTCGGCCGTCATCCCGAGGCTCTGGGCGAGCGCCTGCTGGTCTTCGGCGTCGTGCGGGAGGAACTCGTGGAGCGGCGGGTCGAGCAGGCGGACCGTGACCGGCCGGCCGGCCATCGCCCGGAAGATGCCCTTGAAGTCCTGCTTCTGGTGCGGCAGGAGGGCGTCGAGCGCGGCGCGGCGCTCGGCCTCGCTCTCGGCGAGGATCATCCGGCGGACCGTCGTGAGGCGCTCGGCGTCGAAGAACATGTGCTCGGTGCGGCAGAGCCCGATGCCCTCGGCCCCGAAGCGGACCGCCTGCGCGGCGTCGGCCGGCGTGTCGGCGTTCGTGCGGACGCGGAGGGTGCGGAAGCCGTCGGCCCAGCCGAGGACGGTCGCAAAGGCGTCGCTCATCTCGGGATCGACGAGCGTCTGCTCGCCCCGGATCACCTCGCCCGTCGTGCCGTTGATCGAGAGCCAGTCGCCCTCCTGGATCGTCGTCCCGTTCGCAGCGAACGACCGGGTGCCGTAGTCGATGCGAATGTCGCCGCAGCCGGCGACGCACGGCTTACCCCAGCCTCGGGCCACGACGGCGGCGTGCGAGGTCATCCCGCCGCGTGCCGTCAGGATCCCCTCGGCGGCGTCCATCCCACCGATGTCTTCGGGGCTGGTCTCGACGCGGACGAGGATCGTCGGCGTGCCCTCGGCCCGGTGCGCCTCGGCGTCCTCGGCGCTGAAGACGGCCCGCCCGACGGCCGCCCCCGGCGAGGCGGGGAGGCCAGTCCCGATCACGTCGGCGCTGTAGTCGGCGTCGTCGGCGAAGCGGGGGTGGAGGAGCGCGTCGAGGTGGCCCGGCTCGACGCGGTCGCGGACGACCTCCTCCTCGGTCGCCAGCCCGGCCTCGACGAGGTCCACGGCGATGCGGACGGCGGCGGCTCCGGTGCGCTTGCCGGTCCGGGTCTGGAGGAGGTAGAGCGCGCCCTCCTGGACGGTGAACTCGATGTCCTGCATGTCGCCGTAGTGCCGCTCCAGGC
This DNA window, taken from Bacteroidota bacterium, encodes the following:
- a CDS encoding AI-2E family transporter — its product is MRIRTVENASFLALVVLVTLAFLGLLRTFLEPVFWAVVLAILFNPVYEALRDQLGGRRTLASVLTIGAVVLLVILPLTGIGIAVTGEAVTVYDRVASGEIDVTAPVEAFERWLPLASEQMQRFNVDFDRVRESLENTAVTVSQFVASQAIALGQGAVNVLILFVLTLYLLFFFLRDGDRLIEGLIRALPLGDPRERKLFARFAQVSRATVKGTLVVGIVQGTLGGLLFWVLGLGAPVLWGVVMTILSMLPAVGSALVWGPAAVYLIATGSVAKGIILIAVGALLIGLVDNVLRPLLVGRDTQLPDYVILFSTLGGIVAFGLSGFVIGPIIAGLFITVWEMFIEEFSDLDDTVATAEDATLEPVREAGDGQTAEPVPVRPEVPAEQSETGRS
- a CDS encoding transposase, producing the protein RVFGWAWAVVHREPGQRGFVVLKKRWIVERTFAWFGGYRRLSKDYEYIPAVSEAMVHLSAIRLMLRRVA
- a CDS encoding DUF3179 domain-containing protein, producing MLPRLALCALALTLAACATAQDEGLTDRTLPGFSTNTAQRAIDLGELRAGGPPKDGIPSIDEPVFVSAGEAADWLEPQEPVVALTLGGETRAYPLQILTWHEIVNDVFEGGAAPVAVTFCPLCYSAVAFDRRVETEGGTRTLTFGVSGFLRYSDLVMFDRETETLWQQLTGDALVGDLLGTQLTVHPAQIVSFEQFRAAYPESRVLSRETGHTRDYGRNPYAGYDDIDRQPFLFDGPEDDRLRPMEKVVALKLDGAEKAYPYTLTREQRVVNDEAAGTPLVVFHADGAVSALDAAEIAASRQAGSTGVFDRRAGGQTLTFQWDDGFVDTETGSRWDVTGRAVAGPLAGTQLARLPHGDYFAFAWLAFKPETEIYR
- a CDS encoding type II toxin-antitoxin system RelE/ParE family toxin, giving the protein MATIRDYYEDRSPEYARPIVSRLFESVSRLEDFPCMGRQVPEIGNEAFWELIVEGFRVVYLALEDGSEVEPLAIAHSRQDLVKKLARR
- the ppdK gene encoding pyruvate, phosphate dikinase; protein product: MLTSHVYQFGNGTAAGSASMKSLLGGKGANLAEMSSIGLPVPPGFTISTAACRYVIEHDGAWPNGMEADVQGGLGHVEEAMGRRLGDAARPLLVSVRSGAAISMPGMMDTVLNLGLNDEVVAGLAAETGNERFAYDAYRRFIDMFGDVVVGVHHEHFEAAIDALKKERGARHDLDLSAADLRDLVERYKAVYRTHTGGDFPTDPAEQLRLAIDAVFASWNNERAIRYRKINRLGGGLLGTAVTVQAMVFGNTGAGSGTGVCFTRNPSTGAPELYGEFLQNAQGEDVVAGIRTPKPIAEMEAAFPEAYHQLVDVAGRLERHYGDMQDIEFTVQEGALYLLQTRTGKRTGAAAVRIAVDLVEAGLATEEEVVRDRVEPGHLDALLHPRFADDADYSADVIGTGLPASPGAAVGRAVFSAEDAEAHRAEGTPTILVRVETSPEDIGGMDAAEGILTARGGMTSHAAVVARGWGKPCVAGCGDIRIDYGTRSFAANGTTIQEGDWLSINGTTGEVIRGEQTLVDPEMSDAFATVLGWADGFRTLRVRTNADTPADAAQAVRFGAEGIGLCRTEHMFFDAERLTTVRRMILAESEAERRAALDALLPHQKQDFKGIFRAMAGRPVTVRLLDPPLHEFLPHDAEDQQALAQSLGMTAEAVQARVEALGEFNPMLGHRGCRLGITVPAITEMQARAILEAAVELENEGGEVRPEIMVPLVGTVAEFAHQRALIEATAEAVFEEQGARVDYLVGTMIEVPRAALVAGPIAEAADFFSFGTNDLTQMTFGYSRDDAGTFLPHYTAHGLLPDDPFQVLDREGVGLLVQTATAQGRATKPSLKIGICGEHGGEPESVAFFYETGLDYVSCSPFRVPIARLAAAQAHLRARAGA